The segment GGTTCGCATGCGGGATTAGCGGTCATGCTGCTGCTGGAATGTGGGGAGTAATAGTCTCCTCAAGTTCAATCTCTACTCCATATTATGTCATCCAAAGTTAATTTTTTTATACTTTAAGATATAAATTTTAGAAATATAAACTTCATGACTAAGTTTTTTATTAAATAACAAGAGTCATAATGAAAGAAAAGTTTTTATTTGTTTTTGTTATTCTCACTTTAGATCTGAAATGTTTGTGGATCTAGCTTCGACGTACGCGTCGGTAGGAAGCATAGGGTTTGAAGATATATTTGGGTTCAGCTTAGCTGGAATTGCCGTAATTGGGGGGATAGTATTCTATCTGTTAATGAGGAGAAACGCTCTCTAACGATTTTTATTACATATATAAAACGATCTTAATATCGTAATAAAGGAGAAAAGCTTTTTAACTTTTTATAATTTCTTATGTATTGATCCAAGTTGTCAGAGCATAGAGATTGGGAGAAGATTTGGTTTATCGTGATGCTCTTGATCGTAGTAGCTTTCGTTGGTTATTCGTTTTTTGGGATTGCTACCGGGAGTACTGCAACTTACAGATATGGTTTACCTCTGGAAAGCGGAGTTCCCAAGCCACTACCCAACGGAACAGTTATAATTTACATGGAAGGTGTACAATGGGCATGGGTTCCCCAAAACGCGACTGAAATAGTTTATTCATCGAACGGCACTCAGATTTCATTACCTGTTTCAAACCAGGTCATCACCTATGTTAACGGTTTCCCTTACATCAAAGTGATGCCTAATCAACCTGTTGAGATGATTCTATACAGTAATAACGTAGTTCACGCATTTTACATTAGACTTCCTCACGGTCCGCAGAACGTTAATATAGTTCCCGGGATAAACAGCTATTCGTTTTTCTTCGCTCCATCAACTCCAGGCAATTACACTTTTCACTGCGCTGAGTACTGTGGAATAGGGCATTCGTACATGTATGG is part of the Metallosphaera cuprina Ar-4 genome and harbors:
- the soxA gene encoding proton pump complex quinol oxidase subunit SoxA → MSEHRDWEKIWFIVMLLIVVAFVGYSFFGIATGSTATYRYGLPLESGVPKPLPNGTVIIYMEGVQWAWVPQNATEIVYSSNGTQISLPVSNQVITYVNGFPYIKVMPNQPVEMILYSNNVVHAFYIRLPHGPQNVNIVPGINSYSFFFAPSTPGNYTFHCAEYCGIGHSYMYGFLWVM